Proteins from one Anopheles nili chromosome 2, idAnoNiliSN_F5_01, whole genome shotgun sequence genomic window:
- the LOC128720740 gene encoding UPF0547 protein C16orf87 homolog: protein MVKTRMITKHCPECEVQVAIASKKCSCGHVFSMRQSSVTVYEPRSKTGKRKAAQAASASSSDGRKGSGQVQRRRTGRVRREKPNYYDSLQYEKKKKKTKKSSKSSLFKGKDAKQTQLITAKDTQAARANRHANRRAKKEEIDGGGDLAAKLPLDKQEVASIILSEINRKIGSVVWTQP from the exons ATGGTAAAAACTCGAATGATTACCAAACATTGTCCAGAGTGTGAGGTTCAGGTGGCGATTGCATCGAAAAAATGTTCCTGCGGGCATGTCTTCAGCATGAGACAGTCGAGCGTGACGGTGTACGAACCGCGTTCGAAAACAGGAAAACGTAAAGCTGCCCAAGCTGCTTCCGCCAGTTCCAGTGATGGTCGCAAAGGTTCCGGTCAGGTGCAACGCAGACGTACAGGTCGGGTTCGTCGTGAGAAACCAAACTACTATGACTCGTTGCAgtacgaaaagaagaaaaagaaaacgaag AAATCGTCCAAATCATCGTTGTTCAAGGGAAAGGACGCAAAGCAGACACAGTTGATTACCGCAAAAGATACACAGGCTGCAAGGGCTAATCGCCATGCAAACCGTCGCGCCAAAAAAGAAGAGATAGATGGCGGTGGAGACCTGGCTGCTAA GCTGCCGTTGGATAAGCAAGAAGTAGCATCCATAATACTATCAGAAATTAATCGCAAA
- the LOC128720747 gene encoding formylglycine-generating enzyme produces MERVSFRVILLLTYWFSVRNLVSSDCGCNKLKHNAEGQGMPKEHIIFPTDKATFNDVKSDNLLELVKHSKQFEDMSLIPGGEYLIGTNDPIFENDREAPARSVSIQEFYLDQYEVSNERFQEFVDQTGYLTEAEKFGDSFVFQQQLKDEVRKQYEDFRVAAAPWWYKIRGASWKYPEGDQSRDISNRMNHPVVHVSWNDAVEYCKWKGKRLPTEAEWEAACRGGRKQKLFPWGNKLNPKDQHMMNIWQGKFPENNKAEDGCDSTCPVKTFLQNSYDLYDIVGNVWEWTADLWDPKDATSKRKDGDNPPNRVKKGGSYLCHISYCYRYRCAARSQNTEDSSAGNLGFRCAADLE; encoded by the coding sequence atggaaagagTCTCATTCCGCGTGATATTGCTTTTAACATACTGGTTTTCAGTTAGAAATCTTGTTAGTAGTGACTGTGGGTGTAACAAGCTGAAACACAATGCAGAAGGGCAAGGAATGCCTAAAGAACACATTATATTTCCCACAGATAAAGCAACGTTCAATGATGTGAAGTCGGACAATTTATTAGAATTAGTCAAACATTCTAAACAATTCGAAGATATGAGCCTTATTCCAGGTGGAGAATATCTCATCGGCACAAACGACCCTATCTTCGAAAACGATCGGGAGGCACCGGCGCGTTCTGTTTCTATTCAAGAATTTTACCTCGATCAATACGAGGTGTCTAATGAGCGGTTCCAGGAATTTGTTGACCAAACCGGTTATTTGACGGAAGCGGAGAAATTTGGAGATAGTTTCGTGTTCCAGCAACAGCTCAAGGATGAGGTGCGAAAACAGTACGAAGACTTCCGTGTAGCCGCTGCACCTTGGTGGTATAAAATACGAGGAGCTTCTTGGAAATATCCTGAAGGAGATCAGTCACGTGATATAAGCAATCGAATGAACCATCCTGTCGTACATGTCTCGTGGAACGATGCTGTAGAATATtgcaaatggaaaggaaaacggcTTCCAACTGAGGCAGAATGGGAAGCAGCTTGTCGAGGTGGCCGTAAGCAGAAACTATTTCCTTGGGGCAACAAACTGAATCCGAAGGATCAACATATGATGAACATTTGGCAGGGCAAATTTCCCGAAAACAACAAAGCGGAAGATGGCTGCGATTCTACCTGTCCAGTAAAAACCTTTCTGCAAAATAGCTACGATTTGTACGATATTGTAGGGAACGTGTGGGAATGGACGGCAGATTTGTGGGATCCAAAGGATGCGACCAGCAAACGAAAAGATGGAGATAATCCTCCAAATCGAGTGAAAAAAGGTGGTTCTTATCTGTGTCACATATCCTACTGCTATCGATATAGATGCGCAGCCAGGTCACAAAACACCGAAGATAGTTCAGCAGGCAATTTAGGTTTTCGATGTGCTGCTGATCTTGAATGA
- the LOC128720758 gene encoding mucin-5AC: MNIDSTSKTPEQEEQNQQQLSTVTESTTAVLALLISPSSPSSTSTVSPTASSISKNSSTDEVDETTAEAEPHSEKSITAAPAHSDHEEEPLLRASPQEIVQRRDEGHYHHANSSVRQHECYQRSSPEAPGAETLLSACDPSSGTMTVTTSTGDSLETSETSETTTLRAQCENVTTEIRTIDLDTPESPAAPATHSRSEGVHQVAQDDSSLGTATRHDTTTEALSPQTPTHPLSSSTSSSVSSTPSAGEDQRLPVVPEEEPHEEYDTARAVAANNNIPLEDDLLARRPVSSSGCINDRFNNNSKRSDSDTQLAGDSTQAKVSNSSSDNDATADCTIVDHVLEEGVPTSAAALATEIALGQGEGSDAATAIMTPSDEPTAAQLRTTTTDQADVVTQEDKPTSESATAAAAAAPIEIVQTLPIETTDYTTTAKRQCDIIITGAASTESTVTVEDDDTEGATVAARRAEDEPTNASGPADGVVGSSPSFSLTSVSSSSTATFTSRTSSSSSSSAEASPEALAEAQPKRPSAADVANQPPVDNRQFCDSSSKGHSLDSEGPTDVLQAQALPRCSAMLGPAGAPTTCTGEDECSGAVGSFARVPPNARPLTLAEELSQAAAASLLPSSYVASTTSLAVETPPPAVADVLPKSAAGTAAAVASVRHRSTSPVLHSSLKKPNRMGVATGAGAATATTGGEPRRRVSFPKDAQLITGYLDPVNPWASISICETPELLELYRNSCKRHNTSPLSTILDHLQSIDVTKGRVSMLSLKDQHLSYSGCEALEEIFKHVQYRCIDLSHSGLDDVTASVMFDIIEYYEAANELDISDNLQMSSKSWTACINMIKKSQALNVLITRGPTISDYQVTNLAKALNTSAIHTLKLEHCVLSKQPISSLCSMLKRNTVLRELWLAHNELICEDAQHIANLLRTNFYIQLIDISNNKIGDNGVEDIVSAIVEQSVYFKNVQEKKRKGKLNLTDLSSSLHKINSGKNYSSQRLRSTDSLSTAAETDLDSSPSSFTLTPPITPPSTPALPSVEASAEEMENTSNGIGSKHDASFTSNATAMYTTQQPDNDEMNPPLQPPSSSPLTPPTSDAVVPPNANLVEMSTKNSVSLQTISDREKLDATVSRPAMVTPEEEALMMSSSGRAAATVLADGDDEKKMSTSAETVQTDNQKSTVKRDDESLAFLMSLESHADSPVPQAPKKARLAKQDSVLSEFEATLQTSANMGGAALQNDQSKHQTGARNLSTVPTIADAAVAKDSARPITSLMEEDVTEVCADYDDDGSNLRISEENLFVDLGIPALCDDEATEMKSSSPAESSGDVFISPIPPLKKDELQLLIEKSQQNPVPHDVVYPSTDSTPRDIAMEPQPVGGGRERKSAISSDERPEPPPPPQQAPTVRKGSKKSSGSGSFVLGKDVQMVQVEIRDNVPLSRSFDSVGGDESDFESNSPFRTTAPSSFPNERSFSSESLNSETSIDSNDSKSSLKIHESKFAAKNGTLERQQSNVNRETNGTEQAQVKPSGLQVLVLWNNAITLNSVRHFSQLLEKSNTIDTLNVGSNLLCDNFVDGISGSLKSNTTLTNLGLQGAHLSDRGAKAMAEIIEFGGNASLQRIDLRNNNIQKAGLEALNESMKSNKSVTRIDLDDTPRSMKDPSLDGVGSEYSRLVNNIRAQCERNKNPPGPSEPVNTSVRRARANYLSSRKISLTCQSIKTSPSAIADKQHLLDPNGGCKKPAGGRLRSPLPSPIPSPSASPVPSPSRNRFHVSRVTDSTGGATGGSVSSPSPSSTGSSPTLFFPSNSRFRVVTVTEPDSVGTKSANNPHRSSSTMSMPGSSKSSLSSVPSTTISRRPVCSSAPTLSSFPSSPLSPLAAGVPAVTRSGAAHLTSSALLPPAHGNAFNAAILQTPMIATSGTVAGFAPAIVMPTLATLPPNSSLPLGIPQPFAQLQQPMQSSQFVPMLHQQPQNYHFVTAFGPGNTPIPLQPMGYQVAKSLSNTDQQSPSIPQATAHHQQPVQYTTLSSVKVRQTSAEPQHQHQHSSSSNSTLHDSVLSSTSIESPDLEVKRFMSGGGLLDDSCCSSISSNSIDSIDNSNFNINASISSTDESFDFVVTSPPPANSTIGESASPSSNVTSTASLTRPLEEESTLIPKASQAPPTRECDFKTDAQMSLSSSSVGQLNMASSQESLYDLNDLSGSSNSSLMVVNAMPTAKTVTSTVLTASSNANPIAISTQKMSCPAVSTASNSNESTLTSNNNLEKEPVVKTTNEKAPRVRKTSWILGGNVGASGKHADSSSSGGSTPTPSGGSGYPPAIEKLLSIFNPSSLFSSNKGTSSASPPPSAAHEASSGGSQPPSRKESPMGGLFYWAHHNTGNSNNTSPTNASNAKKSDEDRAVLKVNVSPETTLTPQQLQPLQNQVQAQAHAHHMMAPGHQHVQQQQQQQHQQSAEHMPPELKVEMKENISPENTITNKLLLSSNSSSVAGGTLASTDAAIVSVITSPAALGNASVGMAAGAALAASPHVKVIFQLGGDYDESEDDIDTLTNKYGNHPSVGAAAATGGIHYYGGSNPSGPNSLLGSTTSNSSGISIGSGTSTGESGAVASPSPSAGSGQSAASDTVVVLSHLGQLARDSLSMFKNPSLTSQDSFSVRSLDSLTEMAADGTANTVLNLQAKPAPPSSPLGNVSIQSDEAAAVRSTLLTPSSAGRNVAPYTPVENLSTLSQPLPQMAPSLPTPSTDRKETQ; encoded by the exons ATGAATATAGATTCAACAAGCAAGACACCAGAACAGGAAGAgcagaaccagcagcagctatCGACGGTGACGGAATCGACTACGGCGGTGCTGGCGTTACTAATTTCTCCTTCTTCACCGTCGTCGACGTCCACGGTTTCACCGACGGCATCATCGATTTCGAAAAACAGCAGCACCGACGAAGTCGACGAAACCACGGCAGAAGCGGAACCGCATTCCGAAAAGAGCATCACAGCAGCACCCGCACATAGCGATCATGAGGAGGAACCACTACTAAGAGCATCCCCGCAGGAGATCGTACAACGACGCGATGAAGGCCATTACCATCATGCTAACAGCTCTGTGCGGCAGCACGAATGCTATCAACGATCGTCACCCGAAGCGCCTGGTGCGGAGACTTTGCTATCCGCATGCGATCCATCGAGCGGGACGATGACAGTAACTACGTCGACAGGTGATTCGTTGGAAACGTCGGAAACGTCGGAAACGACTACACTGCGGGCCCAGTGCGAAAACGTGACCACCGAAATACGGACTATCGATTTAGACACCCCAGAAAGTCCTGCCGCTCCTGCCACCCACAGCCGGTCAGAAGGGGTGCATCAGGTGGCGCAGGACGACTCGTCGCTGGGGACGGCGACGAGGCACGACACGACCACGGAAGCCTTATCACCACAAACACCCACGCACCCGTTGTCATCGAGCACGAGTTCATCCGTTTCCTCAACGCCTTCGGCCGGGGAAGACCAGCGGCTGCCGGTTGTGCCCGAGGAGGAACCGCACGAGGAATACGATACAGCGCGAGCCGTGGCTGCCAACAATAATATTCCGCTCGAGGATGATCTTCTCGCACGGCGGCCGGTCAGCAGTAGCGGGTGCATCAACGACCgcttcaacaacaacagcaagcgcAGTGACAGTGACACTCAACTCGCAGGTGACAGTACGCAGGCGAAGgttagcaacagcagcagtgacAATGATGCGACCGCGGACTGTACCATCGTCGACCATGTCTTGGAGGAAGGCGTCCCAACGTCTGCCGCAGCACTCGCAACCGAAATAGCACTGGGACAAGGCGAAGGAAGTGATGCCGCCACCGCCATAATGACCCCCAGTGATGAGCCGACAGCGGCGCAActgcgcaccaccaccaccgaccaggCCGATGTTGTAACGCAAGAAGACAAACCCACCAGTGAgtccgcaacagcagcagcagcagcagcaccgatAGAGATAGTACAAACGTTACCGATCGAAACGACGGACTACACCACTACAGCGAAGCGGCAGTGCGACATAATTATCACCGGTGCAGCGTCGACCGAGTCGACCGTGACTGTCGAAGATGACGATACGGAAGGTGCGACCGTGGCGGCTCGGCGTGCGGAAGACGAACCCACCAATGCCAGCGGCCCGGCGGACGGTGTCGTAGGATCGTCGCCATCTTTCTCGCTGACCTCGGTATCCTCCTCATCCACGGCTACGTTTACCTCGCGGACAtcttcctcctcgtcgtcctcggcGGAGGCGTCGCCAGAAGCGTTGGCTGAAGCTCAACCAAAGCGACCGAGCGCAGCGGACGTCGCCAACCAACCACCAGTAGACAATCGACAATTTTGTGATAGCTCGTCCAAAGGACACTCCCTTGACAGCGAAGGGCCTACCGATGTACTGCAAGCGCAAGCGTTACCGCGATGTTCCGCCATGCTTGGGCCCGCAGGTGCACCGACGACCTGCACCGGCGAGGACGAATGCAGTGGCGCTGTTGGTAGTTTTGCGCGTGTTCCGCCAAACGCACGTCCGCTTACGCTAGCCGAGGAACTGTCGCAAGCAGCCGCAGCTTCTTTGTTACCATCGTCGTACGTGGCTAGTACAACATCCTTAGCAGTAGAGACACCACCGCCGGCAGTCGCAGATGTCCTACCAAAGAGTGCTGCCGGTACAGCAGCAGCGGTAGCCAGCGTTCGCCATCGTAGTACGTCGCCTGTTTTGCATAGTAGCTTGAAGAAACCGAATAGAATGGGTGTTGCGACCGGTGCGGGAGCAGCCACAGCGACCACGGGCGGCGAACCTAGGCGACGAGTTTCGTTTCCTAAGGACGCCCAACTTATTACTGGCTATCTGGATCCGGTTAATCCTTGGGCATCCA TTTCAATATGCGAAACACCGGAACTTCTGGAGCTGTACCGCAATTCCTGCAAGCGACATAACACTAGCCCTCTCAGTACCATCCTAGACCATCTGCAGTCGATTGACGTCACGAAGGGACGTGTGTCGATGCTCTCGTTAAAAGATCAACATTTGAGCTACAGCGGTTGCGAAGCATTGGAGGAAATTTTCAAGCACGTTCAGTATCGATGCATTGACTTGTCGCACAGCGGTTTGGACGACGTTACCGCGAGCGTAATGTTCGACATCATTGAGTACTACGAGGCAGCCAACGAGCTCGACATATCAGACAACCTGCAGATGTCGAGCAAAAGCTGGACGGCTTGTATAAACATGATCAAAAAGAGCCAGGCACTGAACGTGTTGATCACTCGTGGGCCCACGATATCGGACTATCAGGTAACGAACCTCGCAAAGGCCCTAAATACCTCCGCTATACACACGCTGAAGCTGGAACACTGCGTGCTGAGCAAGCAACCAATCTCGTCGCTTTGCTCCATGCTGAAGCGCAACACAGTATTACGGGAGCTCTGGTTAGCCCACAATGAGCTGATCTGCGAGGACGCACAACATATAGCGAATCTGTTGCGGACGAACTTTTACATTCAGCTCATCGACATATCTAACAACAAAATTGGG GACAACGGTGTTGAGGACATCGTAAGCGCGATTGTAGAGCAATCGGTCTACTTCAAGAACGtgcaagaaaagaaacgcaaaggCAAACTGAACCTTACGGATTTATCGAGCAGtttgcataaaatcaacaGCGGAAAGAATTACTCCTCTCAGCGATTACGATCGACCGATTCACTGTCCACAGCTGCGGAGACCGATCTGGATTCGTCACCCTCGTCCTTCACTCTCACGCCCCCCATTACGCCACCATCTACTCCCGCGCTACCGTCGGTTGAGGCATCCGCAGAAGAGATGGAAAACACCAGCAACGGCATAGGCAGCAAACATGACGCATCTTTCACATCAAATGCGACCGCAATGTATACGACGCAGCAGCCTGACAACGACGAAATGAACCCACCACTtcaaccaccatcatcatcgccactAACTCCGCCAACATCCGACGCTGTTGTTCCACCGAACGCGAATCTAGTGGAAATGAGTACAAAAAATAGTGTAAGTCTACAAACAATTAGTGATAGAGAGAAGCTCGATGCGACGGTGTCACGTCCTGCGATGGTGACGCCCGAGGAGGAAGCACTGATGATGTCCTCTAGCGGTAGGGCGGCAGCGACGGTGCTGgcggatggtgatgatgagaaGAAGATGAGCACCTCGGCGGAAACAGTACAAACCGATAACCAAAAATCGACTGTTAAGCGTGACGATGAAAGCTTGGCGTTTTTGATGAGCCTTGAATCTCACGCGGATAGCCCAGTGCCGCAAGCACCCAAGAAGGCTCGGCTGGCGAAGCAGGACAGCGTGTTGAGTGAGTTTGAGGCGACGTTGCAAACATCCGCAAACATGGGTGGCGCCGCGTTGCAAAACGACCAATCAAAACACCAAACGGGGGCTAGAAATCTTTCCACGGTGCCCACAATTGCTGATGCGGCGGTTGCCAAGGACTCCGCACGACCAATAACAAGTTTAATGGAAGAAGATGTGACTGAGGTGTGCGCCGATTACGACGACGATGGTAGCAATTTGAGAATTTCCGAGGAGAATCTCTTCGTCGATCTCGGGATACCGGCGCTGTGTGATGATGAAGCGACGGAAATGAAGAGCAGCAGTCCCGCCGAATCGTCTGGTGACGTGTTCATTTCACCCATCCCACCCTTAAAGAAGGACGAGCTGCAGTTGCTGATCGAAAAATCGCAGCAAAATCCCGTACCGCATGATGTAGTGTATCCTAGCACCGATTCGACGCCCCGAGATATCGCGATGGAACCCCAACCGGTGGGAGGTGgtagggaaagaaaaagtgcCATTAGCAGTGACGAGCGTCCGGAGCCGCCGCCACCCCCACAACAAGCACCAACGGTGAGAAAGGGATCGAAAAAATCTAGTGGCAGTGGTAGCTTCGTGCTGGGAAAGGATGTACAGATGGTGCAGGTTGAAATCCGGGATAACGTACCGCTTTCGCGCTCGTTCGATTCCGTCGGTGGGGATGAATCGGACTTCGAGAGCAACAGCCCGTTCAGGACGACGGCGCCGAGCAGCTTCCCGAACGAACGATCATTCAGTTCCGAGAGCTTGAACAGTGAAACGTCGATCGATTCGAACGATTCGAAATCGAGCCTAAAAATTCACGAGTCCAAATTTGCCGCCAAAAACGGCACGCTCGAGCGGCAACAATCGAACGTGAATCGCGAAACGAATGGTACGGAGCAGGCGCAGGTTAAACCCAGCGGCTTGCAGGTTTTGGTCCTGTGGAACAACGCGATCACGCTCAACTCAGTGCGACACTTTTCCCAACTGCTCGAGAAGTCCAACACCATTGATACGCTGAACGTGGGCAGCAATCTGCTGTGCGACAACTTCGTCGACGGCATCAGTGGAAGTTTGAAGTCGAATACGACGTTAACGAATCTGGGATTGCAGGGAGCGCACCTTTCAGATAGGGGTGCAAAGGCGATGGCAGAGATAATTGAATTTGGCGGTAACGCATCACTGCAGCGGATTGATCtgcgcaacaacaacatccaGAAAGCCGGCCTAGAGGCTTTGAACGAGTCCATGAAGTCCAACAAATCCGTAACGCGCATAGACTTGGACGACACGCCGAGGAGCATGAAG GATCCATCGCTGGATGGGGTGGGATCAGAATACAGCCGGCTAGTGAACAACATCCGGGCTCAGTGTGAACGCAACAAAAATCCGCCTGGACCTAGCGAACCCGTCAACACATCGGTGAGACGCGCGAGAGCGAATTATCTGAGCTCGCGCAAAATTTCGCTTACCTGCCAGTCGATCAAAACGTCCCCCAGTGCGATCGCGGACAAGCAGCATTTGCTCGATCCAAATGGTGGGTGCAAAAAGCCAGCCGGTGGCCGTTTACGTTCCCCATTGCCCAGTCCCATTCCCTCTCCCAGCGCGTCGCCGGTGCCGAGTCCTTCGCGCAACCGCTTCCATGTTTCACGTGTGACGGACTCGACCGGCGGTGCGACGGGAGGATCCGTTTCCTCACCGTCACCCTCGTCGACAGGCAGTTCGCCCACGCTGTTTTTCCCATCGAACTCCCGGTTCCGCGTGGTGACGGTGACCGAACCGGATTCGGTGGGTACCAAGAGTGCTAACAATCCgcatcgcagcagcagcaccatgaGCATGCCGGGCAGCAGCAAATCTTCGCTTTCATCAGTACCATCGACAACGATCAGTCGCCGTCCCGTGTGCAGCTCCGCACCGACACTCTCATCttttccatcatcaccattgTCACCGTTGGCTGCGGGTGTGCCAGCCGTTACACGATCAGGTGCTGCCCACCTTACATCGTCCGCACTGTTGCCTCCGGCGCATGGTAATGCGTTTAACGCAGCCATACTACAGACGCCAATGATCGCTACTTCGGGAACGGTGGCCGGTTTCGCACCTGCAATCGTAATGCCGACGCTAGCCACACTACCGCCAAACTCATCGCTACCATTAGGGATACCACAGCCATTTGCACAGCTACAGCAACCGATGCAATCATCACAATTCGTACCAATGCTTCATCAGCAGCCACAAAACTATCACTTTGTCACAGCGTTTGGGCCAGGAAACACGCCCATCCCTCTGCAGCCGATGGGCTATCAGGTTGCGAAATCTCTCAGCAACACCGATCAACAATCGCCATCGATTCCCCAGGCTACAGCTCACCACCAGCAACCGGTTCAATACACGACCCTCAGCTCGGTGAAGGTGCGTCAGACTTCCGCCGAGCCACAGCATCAACAccagcacagcagcagcagcaacagcaccctGCACGATTCCGTACTGTCGTCCACCAGCATTGAGAGTCCCGATCTGGAAGTGAAGCGGTTCATGTCCGGTGGGGGCCTACTGGACGACAGCTGCTGCTCgtccatcagcagcaacagcattgATTCGATAgataattcaaatttcaacatCAACGCGTCCATCAGCTCGACTGACGAGAGTTTTGATTTTGTCGTCACCTCTCCCCCACCGGCCAATAGCACGATCGGAG AATCCGCAAGCCCGAGCAGTAATGTGACCTCAACGGCATCCCTAACGCGCCCATTGGAGGAGGAAAGCACTCTTATTCCTAAGGCATCACAAGCGCCACCGACAAGGGAGTGCGATTTTAAAACCGATGCACAGATGAGTCTTTCCTCATCCAGCGTTGGGCAGCTCAACATGGCCAGCTCGCAGGAATCACTATACGATTTGAACGATTTATCTGGATCTTCAAATTCGTCgctgatggtggtgaatgCGATGCCTACAGCGAAGACCGTTACCTCAACTGTGCTCACGGCATCTTCGAATGCTAATCCCATTGCCATTTCCACACAAAAGATGAGTTGTCCGGCGGTGAGTACAGCAAGCAATTCAAACGAGAGTACTCTTACGTCGAACAATAATTTAGAGAAGGAACCGGTGGTTAAAACGACAAACGAGAAGGCACCACGTGTTCGGAAGACCTCGTGGATTCTTGGCGGGAACGTGGGTGCAAGTGGCAAACACGCCGACTCCAGCTCCAGCGGAGGAAGCACCCCCACCCCAAGCGGTGGTAGCGGGTATCCGCCTGCAATCGAAAAATTGCTCAGCATCTTTAACCCAAGCAGTTTATTCTCGTCGAACAAAGGTACTTCTTCTGCTAGTCCGCCTCCAAGCGCTGCACATGAAGCTTCCAGCGGAGGATCTCAACCACCGTCACGTAAGGAGAGCCCTATGGGGGGTCTATTCTACTGGGCGCATCATAACACGGGTAACAGCAATAATACCAGCCCGACTAACGCTTCGAATGCGAAGAAGTCGGACGAAGACCGAGCGGTACTCAAGGTAAACGTTTCGCCTGAAACGACGCTTACACCTCAGCAACTGCAACCGCTGCAAAACCAGGTCCAGGCTCAGGCTCATGCTCATCATATGATGGCCCCAGGTCATCAGCAcgtacagcagcaacagcagcaacaacatcaacagaGTGCCGAACATATGCCTCCTGAACTGAAGGTGGAAATGAAGGAGAACATCTCACCAGAAAACACGATCACCAACAAACTGTTGCTATCCTCAAATTCATCTTCCGTGGCCGGTGGCACATTAGCTAGCACGGATGCTGCCATCGTTTCGGTTATAACGAGTCCAGCAGCGTTGGGAAATGCATCCGTTGGTATGGCCGCTGGTGCCGCTCTCGCTGCTTCACCACACGTGAAGGTCATTTTTCAACTCGGCGGCGACTACGACGAATCGGAGGATGATATTGATACGCTTACGAACAAGTACGGTAACCATCCGAGCGTTGGTGCTGCAGCTGCCACTGGTGGAATCCACTATTACGGTGGTAGTAATCCAAGCGGACCCAACAGTTTGCTGGGTAGTACGACGAGCAACAGTAGCGGTATCAGCATTGGCAGTGGAACTAGCACCGGTGAAAGTGGTGCAGTTGCTTCACCATCGCCTAGCGCGGGCAGTGGACAGTCAGCCGCGTCGGATACCGTGGTAGTGTTGAGCCACCTAGGACAGTTGGCACGGGATTCACTGAGTATGTTCAAAAACCCAAGTCTTACATCACAGGATTCGTTTTCAGTGCGGTCGCTGGATTCGCTGACTGAGATGGCAGCAGACGGAACGGCAAATACGGTCTTAAACCTACAGGCGaaaccagcaccaccatcatccCCGTTGGGCAATGTTTCGATACAGTCCGACGAAGCGGCAGCCGTGCGTTCAACGCTGCTGACACCTTCGTCGGCAGGACGAAACGTTGCGCCTTACACTCCTGTTGAAAATTTGTCCACACTATCGCAACCTTTGCCGCAGATGGCGCCATCCTTACCAACACCATCGACTGACAGAAAAGAAACTCAATAG
- the LOC128720136 gene encoding RPII140-upstream gene protein, whose amino-acid sequence MLRRSFHRFCLPGGMVTAGLLPFTNNNSNDRIQIDTTTVQSMYENAPGDKQTGMERIRLMFSIDEFGRISSEVNSIYQAGFLGFLFGACYGGFVNSRVAYMNFMERNQATAFQSSFEAKKKLQDQVTLNFAKGAFRWGWRLALFTTSYIGIQTVVSVYRGKSSLYEYVAAGGVTGAMYKFSMGLRGMASGGLVGVALGGFAGGLSLIIMRATGTTMEEVRFWQYKWKTNRDQVILDSLKVQTAIEEDPLLKQHHSKFGNANIDLSAIEAEKSKIQQAVERESLQKKLEETEQAEVKK is encoded by the exons ATGTTGCGAAGAAGCTTTCACAGATTTTGCCTGCCTGGTGGAATGGTAACGGCTGGTTTACTGCCGTTTACAAACAACAATAGTAATGATCGAATTCAAATCGACACCACAACCGTACAAAGTATGTACGAGAACGCACCGGGTGACAAACAAACCGGCATGGAACGGATCCGCCTGATGTTTTCAATCGA TGAATTTGGGCGCATTTCGAGCGAAGTAAACTCTATCTACCAGGCCGGCTTTCTTGGTTTCCTGTTCGGTGCTTGCTACGGTGGATTCGTTAATTCGCGCGTCGCCTACATGAACTTCATGGAACGGAACCAAGCGACGGCTTTCCAGTCCAGTTttgaagctaaaaaaaagctgcaagACCAGGTGACGCTTAACTTTGCTAAAGGCGCGTTCCGATGGGGCTGGCGTTTGGCGCTTTTCACTACCAGCTACAT cgGTATTCAAACGGTAGTGTCCGTGTACCGGGGGAAGTCCTCGCTGTACGAGTACGTTGCGGCCGGAGGTGTCACGGGGGCGATGTACAAATTTAGCATGGGTCTGCGCGGAATGGCTTCCGGGGGGCTGGTGGGTGTTGCGCTCGGGGGTTTCGCTGGGGGCCTATCGCTGATCATCATGCGCGCCACCGGTACCACGATGGAGGAGGTGCGGTTTTGGCAGtacaaatggaaaacgaaccgtGATCAGGTCATATTAGACTCACTCAAGGTGCAGACGGCAATCGAAGAAGATCCGCTATTGAAGCAACACCACAGCAAGTTTGGTAATGCTAACATCGATCTCAGCGCCATTGAGGCAGAGAAGAGCAAAATTCAACAAGCCGTGGAACGGGAATCGTTGCAGAAAAAGTTGGAAGAGACCGAGCAGGCTGAggtgaagaaataa